The Puniceicoccales bacterium genome contains the following window.
TGAGCCACTTCCAGGGCTTCCTTATCGCTATTGATAATAGATTCACTACCGGGAACAATCGGAACTTTTGCCCGGACAGCTAATTCCTTTGCCAGTGCTTTATTGCCCATCTGTCTTATAACATCAGGATTTGGCCCGATGAAATTGATCTTACAATCGCGACATTGTTCGGCAAAAACAGCATTTTCAGCAAGAAATCCGTAGCCTGGATGAATGGCATCCACATTCCCAATTTCCGCCGCACTGATTATCCTATCATGCCTAAGATAACTGTCTGTTGGAGATGCACCTCCTATACATATAGCCTCATCAGATAATTGCACATGTAACGACTGCTCATCGACTTCTGAATAAACAGCCAGAGTTTTTATCCCCAGTTCATGACAGGCCCGAATTACCCTTAATGCAATCTCACCACGATTTGCTATCAAGATCTTCTCAAACATATTTAGCTATTCAGCTCAATGGCAAACAATGCTTGGCCGAACTCAACAGACTGGCCATTATCTACAAAAATCTCATGTACAGTCCCAGAAACATCCGACTGGATTTCATTCATAATTTTCATGGCTTCCAGGATACATAGGACTGACTCTTTTTCTACCCTAGAGCCAATGGTTACAAACGGTGCACTCTCCGGTGATGAGGCACTATAGAAGGTTCCGACCATCGGCGATTTCACAATATGAAGATTTTTCTCTTCAACTACCACATTATCTTTATCTGCAACCCTATGCCTGGTACCCTGGCTATGGTCCTTCGAACATATACGTTCGATCGATACCAAATCACCTCTATCTTCCAAATAATGCCACTTTCTTAGCCTAATCCTTGAATCACCCTTTTGAATCTCTATCTCGGAAAAATTAGAGTTCTCCATTAATTTTATTAGCTCTCGTATTTCGTTTGTGTCCAAATAACCCTCCTATTTACAATGAGAACTACAAGATTGTAACCAAAAATCAACATAAATAAAGATCAAATTGCTTTTAATTTTTACTAAAACAAACTAATGGTGTAGCTCTTCCGATTTTAATTTACAATGGTCCGATAATCATTGTGTTCTCAACAGCATTGCGGGTATGGTATAGCGGTAACACGTGAGCTTCCCAAGCTTGAGTCGAGGGTTCGATCCCCTCTGCCCGCACCACTCACGGCATGTCCCCGGTAACTTCACCAGATATTGGATTGACATTTAATATTGCGTCTTTGGCGGCTCCGGAACATTTTAAATAAAATTCTTGCAGGATGCCATTCTTTCCTATTTTTACTGTTTTAATTTTGTCTTGTGTAGATTTTAATCTGAAGCCAAAATTATTGTAACCCCTTTTATCGATTATTTCCACTTTTTCCACTTCTTCATTATCCAAATACATCTTTTTTAAAATGTATCCGTATTCATTCGTTGGATTGTCATCATTGCCCGTTATCATCAATCGTTCACCAATTACAAAACAGACATCTGGAATTGGCTGTTGATACTTTTTTACCAGATCCTTTCTTATAGCACCCAATACGTTACTACTATCATCACTTACAACAGGTTTAGAATTTACAATCACTTCTTTCACAAATTTATAATCATTGGTTTTATTTTTTGTATTTACAATTATAAGGTACATATCTTTTTTATCTTTCCTGGCGATATATTTACCGATCCTAACTGCCTTTTGAAGTGCCTCCTTGGGGCCAAATTTCTTTTCATCTATCTTTCTAAACCCCAGGGCAGACATTCCGGCAAACAAAGCCATCAGAGCAATGACTATCAATATCTCAATTAGAGAAAAAGCTGACTTGTTTTTTGTTGAATTCATAGCTTAACTTTTAAAATAAAATTAAAATATCATATATTTCTTATAACATCCATGTTCGTCGAATGCGACGACTGTAATATTTGTTTCATCAGGGACATAAATGTATCCCTGGCTTTCTGTGCATTTTTTACACCACTACCTGCCGAATCTGCTAGATTATCGATAAGTTTTATCATGGCATCCTTTTCTTTTACATCTGCTTTTAGCTCATTTTCCTTTTTACCGAAGATGGCCTGGGCAACCTTCATTCCGGTACCTACGAGACTTCCGGCTATACCTCCATAGGTATCCCGTGCAGAATTTATCGTATCATAATCTGACTTTGTGTAAGGTTTTACTTCCACCTTGGCCTGGGGCATATTCTGAATTTCCTGGGTAGTTTGGGTATGAGAAATTCCGTAATCCTTCTGATGTTTTGGGGCAGCGAGCTTTGCAGCAACTGCACCCACAGCCATGGTGGTCGCTGTGGTAGCTAGTCCTGTCCAGGCCTGCATCATCAATTTATTGTAAGCCATCTGCGCCTGCTTCATCATCATCTCGTTCCTCTCATTAGAAAACTTAAGACTGATTCGACTAAGCTCAAGCTGATTTTCACGTTCTAT
Protein-coding sequences here:
- a CDS encoding type II secretion system GspH family protein, which gives rise to MNSTKNKSAFSLIEILIVIALMALFAGMSALGFRKIDEKKFGPKEALQKAVRIGKYIARKDKKDMYLIIVNTKNKTNDYKFVKEVIVNSKPVVSDDSSNVLGAIRKDLVKKYQQPIPDVCFVIGERLMITGNDDNPTNEYGYILKKMYLDNEEVEKVEIIDKRGYNNFGFRLKSTQDKIKTVKIGKNGILQEFYLKCSGAAKDAILNVNPISGEVTGDMP
- the accB gene encoding acetyl-CoA carboxylase biotin carboxyl carrier protein, with the protein product MDTNEIRELIKLMENSNFSEIEIQKGDSRIRLRKWHYLEDRGDLVSIERICSKDHSQGTRHRVADKDNVVVEEKNLHIVKSPMVGTFYSASSPESAPFVTIGSRVEKESVLCILEAMKIMNEIQSDVSGTVHEIFVDNGQSVEFGQALFAIELNS